A single genomic interval of Pyrus communis chromosome 7, drPyrComm1.1, whole genome shotgun sequence harbors:
- the LOC137739075 gene encoding uncharacterized protein isoform X1, translating to MSILPNQDQGSISSSASSAPSVNPNSQHGHRHRHRHLSLSQSQPQSLSPPDPSRQILTFGSLRISDSQSSSSATGGLSPPAPAAEDSGGSSQQVNELGMPGGNKTLPNNHHNTHSQCHSGGGGRGVGSPWSRGKRSGTFGSGSTEQSIGSAASHGNSTHQTGRKAQLMNGNHLLNFYYDPIARPQRRAPPPPPRRQHKRKPYNKDLFLQANYKFVVLDSGNYSAESMDPDKMLQWEDIICVRYSTPTVVQCPICLEYPLCPQITSCGHIFCFPCILQYLLMGKEDHKGDCWKRCPLCFVMISPKDLYTLFVENVKQYCVGDTIEFMLLSRQKDSFTLSHKSKQEKDAVGGSDDESYDPFSKFTFTSDVDLAVRKAISELDGWLVRAESGLVDDIEKLPYVCAAMEQLEQRKKYWKEHWASDSNKSCIYNDHNSGSILSTENSANGNTEASTFGHANPSNEVYDHNKRSDNLSLEKSDDGTCSDNSVDAAESLEGHENVLSSSYDESKSARGDLHDSGIVKEKESYNFYQGADGQHIILHPLNMKCLLHHYGSHDMLPHRISGKILQLETVTQTEAMRRRYRYLSHFSLTTILQFCEIDLSEVLSPDALSPFMEDIKKREKQRKQLARKEQREKMKAESTVAYPIPIVAGYGQSFHDGSPTFSMDDFEALGSSTATSSSSPVVGERKLFSSVTRLGFAAAHDSPALKLEGTNSLNGDDAGRVSPKTNAGTQNAGVTSFANVISRAKPGENMDPPKINDSGKKGRKQSRVLLSTAGGRRY from the exons ATGTCCATCTTGCCCAACCAAGACCAAGGATCTATATCGTCATCTGCCTCTTCAGCTCCCTCTGTAAACCCTAACTCCCAACATGgacaccgccaccgccaccgtCACCTTTCCCTTTCTCAATCTCAGCCCCAGTCGCTGTCTCCGCCGGATCCCTCCCGCCAAATTCTCACATTTGGTTCGCTTCGGATCTCCGACTCTCAATCTAGTTCCTCCGCTACTGGAG GCCTATCACCACCGGCACCAGCTGCAGAAGATTCTGGTGGATCTTCCCAGCAG GTGAATGAGTTAGGGATGCCCGGGGGTAACAAGACTTTACCTAATAACCACCACAATACACATTCACAGTGTCACTCTGGTGGAGGTGGACGAGGGGTTGGATCGCCCTGGTCTAGAGGGAAAAGATCAGGAACCTTTGGTTCTGGTTCAACTGAACAAAGTATCGGATCTGCTGCTTCTCATGGAAACTCCACTCATCAAACAGGAAGGAAAGCCCAGCTAATGAATGGCAACCACTTGTTGAATTTTTATTATGACCCCATAGCTCGTCCTCAGCGTagagctcctcctcctcctccaagaaGGCAGCACAAGAGGAAGCCTTACAATAAAGATTTATTTCTTCAGGCTAACTACAAATTTGTGGTGTTAGATTCAGGAAACTACTCAGCTGAATCGATGGATCCAGATAAGATGTTACAATGGGAGGACATCATTTGCGTGAGATATTCCACCCCAACTGTGGTTCAATGTCCCATTTGTCTGGAATATCCTCTTTGTCCGCAGATAACCTCATGTGGACATATTTTCTGTTTCCCATGTATTCTGCAATACTTGCTGATGGGGAAGGAGGATCATAAAGGAGACTGCTGGAAAAGATGCCCGTTGTGTTTTGTTATGATATCACCTAAGGATTTGTACACTCTATTCGTGGAGAATGTCAAGCAGTATTGTGTTGGTGATACAATAGAGTTTATGCTTCTTAGTCGACAAAAGGACTCATTTACTTTATCCCATAAAAGTAAACAAGAGAAAGATGCTGTTGGAGGTTCTGATGATGAAAGCTATGATCCCTTTTCGAAGTTTACATTTACATCAGATGTAGATCTTGCAGTCAGAAAAGCGATATCAGAGTTAGATGGTTGGTTGGTCAGGGCAGAGTCGGGGCTTGTTGATGACATAGAGAAGCTTCCATATGTATGTGCTGCAATGGAACAATTAGAACAGAGGAAGAAATATTGGAAAGAGCACTGGGCTAGCGACAGTAATAAATCTTGTATATACAATGATCATAATAGTGGTTCTATCTTGTCAACTGAAAATTCTGCGAATGGTAACACTGAAGCATCTACATTTGGACATGCAAATCCATCCAATGAAGTCTATGACCATAATAAGCGTTCAGACAATTTATCTCTGGAGAAGTCGGATGATGGGACTTGTTCTGACAACTCTGTGGATGCAGCTGAATCATTGGAAGGCCATGAAAATGTTTTGTCTTCTTCATATGATGAAAGCAAGAGTGCTCGAGGGGACTTACATGACTCTGGAATTGTAAAGGAGAAGGAATCATACAATTTCTACCAG GGAGCTGATGGTCAGCACATCATTCTTCATCCATTGAACATGAAATGCCTGCTACACCATTATGGGAGCCATGATATGCTACCACACAG GATAAGTGGAAAAATTTTGCAATTGGAGACAGTGACTCAGACAGAAGCTATGAGGAGGCGCTACCGCTACTTGAgtcatttttctttaacaacAATACTCCAG TTTTGTGAGATTGATCTGAGTGAGGTATTGTCTCCTGATGCCTTGTCTCCCTTTATGGAAGACATAAAGAAGCGTGAAAAGCAGAGGAAACAACTTGCTAGGAAG GAGCAAAGGGAGAAAATGAAGGCTGAATCTACTGTGGCATATCCCATCCCCATAGTAGCAGGTTATGGACAGTCCTTTCATGATGGATCCCCTACATTCTCCATGGATGACTTCGAGG CTTTGGGAAGTTCTACAGCGACATCTTCAAGCTCTCCTGTTGTTGGGGAAAGGAAGCTCTTCTCAAGTGTCACAAGGCTTGGTTTTGCTGCTGCGCACGATTCTCCAGCCCTGAAACTAGAAGGAACCAATTCTCTGAATGGCGATGATGCAGGGAGAGTCTCTCCCAAGACAAATG CAGGTACCCAGAATGCGGGTGTTACGTCATTTGCTAATGTAATCTCCAGAGCTAAGCCTGGTGAAAATATGGACCCGCCCAAGATAAATGATTCGGGAAAGAAGGGAAGGAAACAGAGTCGAGTCCTTTTGTCAACAGCTGGTGGTCGACGCTACTGA
- the LOC137739075 gene encoding uncharacterized protein isoform X2: MSILPNQDQGSISSSASSAPSVNPNSQHGHRHRHRHLSLSQSQPQSLSPPDPSRQILTFGSLRISDSQSSSSATGGLSPPAPAAEDSGGSSQQVNELGMPGGNKTLPNNHHNTHSQCHSGGGGRGVGSPWSRGKRSGTFGSGSTEQSIGSAASHGNSTHQTGRKAQLMNGNHLLNFYYDPIARPQRRAPPPPPRRQHKRKPYNKDLFLQANYKFVVLDSGNYSAESMDPDKMLQWEDIICVRYSTPTVVQCPICLEYPLCPQITSCGHIFCFPCILQYLLMGKEDHKGDCWKRCPLCFVMISPKDLYTLFVENVKQYCVGDTIEFMLLSRQKDSFTLSHKSKQEKDAVGGSDDESYDPFSKFTFTSDVDLAVRKAISELDGWLVRAESGLVDDIEKLPYVCAAMEQLEQRKKYWKEHWASDSNKSCIYNDHNSGSILSTENSANGNTEASTFGHANPSNEVYDHNKRSDNLSLEKSDDGTCSDNSVDAAESLEGHENVLSSSYDESKSARGDLHDSGIVKEKESYNFYQGADGQHIILHPLNMKCLLHHYGSHDMLPHRISGKILQLETVTQTEAMRRRYRYLSHFSLTTILQFCEIDLSEVLSPDALSPFMEDIKKREKQRKQLARKEQREKMKAESTVAYPIPIVAGYGQSFHDGSPTFSMDDFEALGSSTATSSSSPVVGERKLFSSVTRLGFAAAHDSPALKLEGTNSLNGDDAGRVSPKTNGTQNAGVTSFANVISRAKPGENMDPPKINDSGKKGRKQSRVLLSTAGGRRY; the protein is encoded by the exons ATGTCCATCTTGCCCAACCAAGACCAAGGATCTATATCGTCATCTGCCTCTTCAGCTCCCTCTGTAAACCCTAACTCCCAACATGgacaccgccaccgccaccgtCACCTTTCCCTTTCTCAATCTCAGCCCCAGTCGCTGTCTCCGCCGGATCCCTCCCGCCAAATTCTCACATTTGGTTCGCTTCGGATCTCCGACTCTCAATCTAGTTCCTCCGCTACTGGAG GCCTATCACCACCGGCACCAGCTGCAGAAGATTCTGGTGGATCTTCCCAGCAG GTGAATGAGTTAGGGATGCCCGGGGGTAACAAGACTTTACCTAATAACCACCACAATACACATTCACAGTGTCACTCTGGTGGAGGTGGACGAGGGGTTGGATCGCCCTGGTCTAGAGGGAAAAGATCAGGAACCTTTGGTTCTGGTTCAACTGAACAAAGTATCGGATCTGCTGCTTCTCATGGAAACTCCACTCATCAAACAGGAAGGAAAGCCCAGCTAATGAATGGCAACCACTTGTTGAATTTTTATTATGACCCCATAGCTCGTCCTCAGCGTagagctcctcctcctcctccaagaaGGCAGCACAAGAGGAAGCCTTACAATAAAGATTTATTTCTTCAGGCTAACTACAAATTTGTGGTGTTAGATTCAGGAAACTACTCAGCTGAATCGATGGATCCAGATAAGATGTTACAATGGGAGGACATCATTTGCGTGAGATATTCCACCCCAACTGTGGTTCAATGTCCCATTTGTCTGGAATATCCTCTTTGTCCGCAGATAACCTCATGTGGACATATTTTCTGTTTCCCATGTATTCTGCAATACTTGCTGATGGGGAAGGAGGATCATAAAGGAGACTGCTGGAAAAGATGCCCGTTGTGTTTTGTTATGATATCACCTAAGGATTTGTACACTCTATTCGTGGAGAATGTCAAGCAGTATTGTGTTGGTGATACAATAGAGTTTATGCTTCTTAGTCGACAAAAGGACTCATTTACTTTATCCCATAAAAGTAAACAAGAGAAAGATGCTGTTGGAGGTTCTGATGATGAAAGCTATGATCCCTTTTCGAAGTTTACATTTACATCAGATGTAGATCTTGCAGTCAGAAAAGCGATATCAGAGTTAGATGGTTGGTTGGTCAGGGCAGAGTCGGGGCTTGTTGATGACATAGAGAAGCTTCCATATGTATGTGCTGCAATGGAACAATTAGAACAGAGGAAGAAATATTGGAAAGAGCACTGGGCTAGCGACAGTAATAAATCTTGTATATACAATGATCATAATAGTGGTTCTATCTTGTCAACTGAAAATTCTGCGAATGGTAACACTGAAGCATCTACATTTGGACATGCAAATCCATCCAATGAAGTCTATGACCATAATAAGCGTTCAGACAATTTATCTCTGGAGAAGTCGGATGATGGGACTTGTTCTGACAACTCTGTGGATGCAGCTGAATCATTGGAAGGCCATGAAAATGTTTTGTCTTCTTCATATGATGAAAGCAAGAGTGCTCGAGGGGACTTACATGACTCTGGAATTGTAAAGGAGAAGGAATCATACAATTTCTACCAG GGAGCTGATGGTCAGCACATCATTCTTCATCCATTGAACATGAAATGCCTGCTACACCATTATGGGAGCCATGATATGCTACCACACAG GATAAGTGGAAAAATTTTGCAATTGGAGACAGTGACTCAGACAGAAGCTATGAGGAGGCGCTACCGCTACTTGAgtcatttttctttaacaacAATACTCCAG TTTTGTGAGATTGATCTGAGTGAGGTATTGTCTCCTGATGCCTTGTCTCCCTTTATGGAAGACATAAAGAAGCGTGAAAAGCAGAGGAAACAACTTGCTAGGAAG GAGCAAAGGGAGAAAATGAAGGCTGAATCTACTGTGGCATATCCCATCCCCATAGTAGCAGGTTATGGACAGTCCTTTCATGATGGATCCCCTACATTCTCCATGGATGACTTCGAGG CTTTGGGAAGTTCTACAGCGACATCTTCAAGCTCTCCTGTTGTTGGGGAAAGGAAGCTCTTCTCAAGTGTCACAAGGCTTGGTTTTGCTGCTGCGCACGATTCTCCAGCCCTGAAACTAGAAGGAACCAATTCTCTGAATGGCGATGATGCAGGGAGAGTCTCTCCCAAGACAAATG GTACCCAGAATGCGGGTGTTACGTCATTTGCTAATGTAATCTCCAGAGCTAAGCCTGGTGAAAATATGGACCCGCCCAAGATAAATGATTCGGGAAAGAAGGGAAGGAAACAGAGTCGAGTCCTTTTGTCAACAGCTGGTGGTCGACGCTACTGA
- the LOC137739612 gene encoding putative pentatricopeptide repeat-containing protein At2g01510: protein MTAFRSSNALLKVKTPTPRPRVPDSPKPFPNPNLNAQNSVDARLIKTGFDARTCRSNFLVNNFLNRGELSRARQLFDQMPHKNTVSTNMMISCYVNSGNLSKARELLDTMVDRTAVTWTILIGGFSQANRYQEAFKLYADMHRWGTKPDYVTFATLLSGCSDMGTTEQVVQVHSHVLKLGYASTLMVCNSLIDSYCKSRRLDLACRLFKEMPERDNVTFNALITGYSKDNLNEEAVNLFAQMQNLGHKPSEFTFAAVLCAGINLDDITFGQQVHGFVVKTNFVWNVFVGNALLDFYSKHESSVEARKLFNEMPELDGISYNVIITSHVWDGQFKASLDLFRELQLTIHDRKKFPFPTMLSIASNTLNLNMGRQIHSQAIIVTADSEIQVGNSLVDMYAKCGRFEEAKRIFTTLADRSAVPWTAMISGYVQNGVHEEGLELFNEMRRENVSPDQATFASVLRASASLASLSLGKQLHSSVIKLGFTSNVFPASALLDMYAKCGSMKDALQIFQEMPKRNRVCWNALISAYALNGDGEGTLRSFEQMVQSGFKPDSVSFLSVLTACSHCGLVDEGLQYFNSLTCNSKIVLRREHYASMVDLLCRSGRFSEAEKLMAEMPFEPDEIMWSSVLNSCKIHKNQELAERAADRLFKMEKLRDAGAYVSMSNIYAATGQWESVVKVMKAMRERGIRKVTAYSWVEINHKTHVFTVNDKSHPQSAKIMNKIDTLAKEMEKEGYKPDISCALHNEDEEIKVESLKYHSERLAIAFALISTPEGSPIVVMKNLRACTDCHAAIKVITKIVGREIIVRDSSRFHHFRDGLCSCGDFW, encoded by the coding sequence ATGACAGCATTTAGATCGTCAAATGCGCTCCTCAAAGTTAAAACTCCAACTCCAAGACCAAGAGTCCCCGACTCCCCAAAACCATTCCCTAATCCCAACCTCAACGCCCAAAACTCCGTTGATGCCCGTCTCATCAAGACGGGCTTCGATGCCCGCACATGCCGGTCCAATTTTCTGGTCAATAACTTCCTAAATCGAGGTGAATTGTCTCGAGCACGTCAACTGTTCGACCAAATGCCTCACAAAAACACCGTCTCCACAAACATGATGATTTCCTGTTACGTCAACTCCGGCAATCTTTCCAAGGCCAGAGAGCTGCTTGACACCATGGTTGACCGTACAGCGGTAACGTGGACCATACTAATAGGTGGGTTTTCCCAAGCTAATCGATACCAGGAGGCATTTAAACTTTACGCCGACATGCACAGGTGGGGAACCAAGCCGGATTATGTGACTTTTGCTACTCTCCTGTCCGGATGCAGCGACATGGGAACCACCGAACAAGTAGTTCAAGTTCATTCACATGTCCTTAAGTTGGGATATGCTTCCACCCTCATGGTCTGCAATTCCTTGATTGATTCCTACTGCAAATCGCGTCGCCTGGATTTAGCTTGTCGACTCTTCAAGGAAATGCCCGAGAGAGATAATGTTACGTTCAATGCATTGATAACAGGATACTCAAAAGATAATTTGAATGAAGAGGCTGTAAACCTTTTTGCTCAAATGCAAAACTTGGGTCACAAGCCTTCGGAGTTCACTTTCGCAGCAGTACTTTGTGCCGGTATTAATTTAGACGACATAACCTTTGGGCAGCAGGTTCACGGTTTTGTGGTGAAGACTAATTTTGTTTGGAACGTGTTCGTGGGGAATGCATTGCTCGATTTCTACTCAAAGCATGAGTCTTCGGTTGAAGCAAGGAAACTTTTCAATGAGATGCCAGAGTTGGATGGTATTTCTTACAATGTAATCATCACATCTCATGTGTGGGATGGGCAATTTAAAGCGTCTCTTGATCTTTTTCGTGAATTACAGTTAACTATACATGACAGGAAGAAATTTCCTTTTCCAACCATGTTGAGCATCGCATCAAATACGCTGAACTTAAACATGGGTCGGCAGATCCATTCCCAGGCGATTATAGTAACAGCTGATTCAGAAATTCAGGTTGGAAATTCGTTGGTGGACATGTATGCCAAATGTGGCAGATTTGAGGAAGCCAAAAGGATATTCACAACTCTAGCTGACAGAAGTGCAGTTCCATGGACTGCAATGATATCCGGATATGTGCAAAACGGGGTCCATGAGGAAGGCTTGGAACTGTTCAATGAGATGCGCAGAGAAAATGTTAGTCCGGACCAGGCTACTTTTGCTAGCGTCTTAAGAGCCTCTGCGAGTTTAGCTTCCCTCTCGCTGGGAAAGCAGTTACACTCATCTGTGATCAAATTAGGATTCACATCCAATGTTTTTCCTGCAAGCGCACTCCTAGATATGTATGCAAAATGTGGTTCTATGAAAGACGCACTTCAAATTTTTCAAGAGATGCCCAAGAGGAATCGGGTCTGCTGGAATGCTCTGATCTCAGCTTATGCATTAAATGGGGATGGCGAAGGCACTCTTAGATCATTCGAACAGATGGTTCAGTCTGGTTTCAAACCAGATTCAGTGAGCTTCCTAAGCGTTTTAACTGCTTGTAGCCACTGCGGGCTTGTTGACGAAGGACTACAGTACTTCAACTCCTTAACTTGCAACAGTAAGATTGTTCTAAGGAGAGAGCACTATGCATCAATGGTTGATTTGTTGTGTCGAAGTGGGAGGTTCAGTGAAGCAGAGAAATTGATGGCTGAAATGCCATTTGAGCCCGATGAGATTATGTGGTCATCAGTTCTAAACTCATGTAAAATTCATAAGAACCAAGAATTGGCAGAGAGAGCAGCAGACCGACTTTTCAAAATGGAAAAGCTTAGGGATGCAGGTGCTTATGTCAGCATGTCAAATATCTATGCAGCAACAGGTCAATGGGAGAGTGTTGTCAAGGTGATGAAGGCGATGAGGGAGAGAGGAATCAGAAAGGTTACAGCGTATAGTTGGGTGGAAATCAATCACAAAACTCACGTGTTTACAGTGAATGACAAGAGCCACCCACAGAGTGCGAAGATTATGAACAAGATTGACACATTGGCGAAGGAGATGGAAAAGGAAGGATACAAGCCGGATATAAGCTGTGCCCTGCACAACGAGGATGAGGAAATAAAAGTGGAGTCTCTGAAATATCACAGTGAACGCTTAGCAATTGCTTTTGCATTGATCAGTACACCGGAAGGATCACCGATAGTGGTGATGAAGAACTTACGAGCTTGCACGGACTGCCATGCCGCAATCAAGGTGATCACAAAGATTGTTGGGAGGGAAATAATAGTTAGAGACTCAAGCAGGTTCCATCATTTTAGAGATGGGCTTTGCTCTTGTGGAGACTTCTGGTGA
- the LOC137740001 gene encoding sialyltransferase-like protein 1 has protein sequence MRSHRPASSSNNLNRRPTILYLICSVAFFSLLLFAIQSSLFAGNQKLDLHTQHDVRVLSEFQSTVKQCVANRGLGLTAHFIDHCNLTLKFPEGTNSTWYNEQFKKFEALEYPYNVCEALLLWEQYRNMTTVLTREYLDVRPKGWEEYAPQRIAQLGTKKCYNKTLCEEHLNVLLPAKPPFHPRQFRTCAVVGNSGDLLKTEFGKEIDSHDAVIRDNEAPVNEKYAKYVGMKRDFRLVVRGAARNMVAILNGSADEVLIIKSVTHKDFNAMIKSITNPVYLFQGIVLRRGAKGTGMKSVELALSMCDIVDIYGFTVDPGYTEWTRYFSTPRKGHNPLQGRAYYQLLECLGVVRIHSPMRSKRKQDWSDVPSREMIGRAHAAALRLKRGEAGNLGQFGSCKVSGNVDADKVGPVSGSPDMSDKRKFSNYNKWEVLPFKSLGKEAQDHYIQMEGVSLYKMDGNKLDDLVCVRHSLKSDV, from the exons ATGAGAAGTCACAGACCGGCGTCGAGCAGCAACAATCTCAACCGGCGGCCCACTATTCTCTACCTGATTTGCTCCGTCgccttcttctctcttctccttttcGCCATCCAATCCTCTTTATTCGCAG GTAATCAGAAATTAGATCTCCACACCCAACATGATGTTCGGGTTTTATCGGAATTTCAGTCTACTGTGAAGCAATGCGTG GCAAACAGAGGGCTTGGTCTGACTGCACACTTTATTGACCATTGCAATCTGACTCTTAAGTTCCCGGAAGGAACTAACAGCACCTGG TATAATGAGcaatttaaaaagtttgaagCACTCGAATACCCCTACAATGTTTGTGAGGCACTTCTTTTGTGGGAGCAG TACCGGAACATGACGACAGTATTGACAAGGGAGTATCTAGATGTTCGGCCTAAAGGTTGGGAGGAGTATGCACCACAAAGGATTGCACAATT GGGAACTAAGAAATGCTACAATAAGACACTTTGTGAGGAACATCTTAATGTGTTACTACCAGCAAAGCCACCTTTTCATCCTCGGCAATTTCGCACATGTGCAGTTGTTGGAAATTCAGGAGATCTTTTGAAGACGGAGTTTGGAAAAGAGATTGATAGTCATGATGCTGTTATAAGGGACAATGAGGCTCCTGTTAATGAG AAATATGCCAAGTATGTTGGTATGAAGAGGGATTTTCGCCTTGTTGTAAGGGGTGCTGCTCGAAACATGGTTGCCATTCTAAATGGGTCTG CTGATGAGGTACTTATAATCAAAAGTGTTACGCACAAAGACTTTAATGCAATGATCAAG AGTATTACAAATCCAGTTTACCTTTTCCAAGGTATTGTGCTCCGCCGAGGTGCCAAAGGAACCGGAATGAAATCAGTAGAACTAGCACTATCTATGTGCGACATTGTTGACATATATGGTTTCACTGTTGATCCTGGCTATACTGAATG GACACGTTACTTCTCTACACCTAGGAAAGGGCACAATCCACTTCAAGGAAGGGCATACTACCAGCTCCTAGAGTGCCTTGGC GTTGTCCGAATCCATTCTCCCATGAGATCTAAGAGGAAGCAAGACTGGTCAGATGTGCCAAGTCGGGAAATGATAGGCAGAGCTCATGCAGCTGCCTTGAGATTAAAGAGGGGTGAGGCTGGTAACTTGGGACAGTTTGGTAGTTGCAAGGTGTCGGGCAACGTGGACGCTGACAAAGTTGGGCCTGTCTCAGGCTCTCCAGACATGAGTGATAAAAGAAAGTTTTCAAATTACAATAAATGGGAAGTCTTGCCTTTCAAGAGTCTGGGGAAGGAGGCGCAGGACCACTATATTCAAATGGAAGGTGTTTCTCTTTACAAAATGGATGGCAATAAGTTGGATGACCTTGTATGCGTGAGGCATTCCTTAAAATCAGATGTTTAG